Proteins encoded within one genomic window of Thermoanaerobaculia bacterium:
- the ileS gene encoding isoleucine--tRNA ligase, producing MKANLPQREPDFLKRWQEMEVYGKIQQSREGRPIFFLHDGPPYANGHIHMGTALNKVLKDIVVKSRTMMGNRAPYRPGWDCHGLPIELHVDRQLGINRKDMSILDVRAACKEYAMKYMDIQRGEFMRLGVFGEWENPYLTMTHDYEADILEAFYKVFQDGNVYRGNKPVYWCASCATALAEAEVEYQDHESPSIFVAFPIQEWPEDLPRPRGVPHAVIWTTTPWTLPANVAIAVHPALTYRFIEHDGKAYLVYADFAENLSRVFGFDEWTLSEPIPGKDLEKLIYTNSLMDRRGRFILADFVTTEQGSGLVHIAPGHGMEDFIVGQQYHLPVLAPVDARGCFTSDVPAYEGQHVFKANPAIMADLSSGGSLLNQKPLSHSYPACWRCKNPIIFRATEQYFLSLGANDLGPSAVRAISTANWIPAWGEERLKEMVENRTDWCISRQRAWGVPIALLRCEDCNRVQKDPEFFQAVVDLFRKHGADVWYRDEIQDLIAGRTCSSCQSTNLSREMDILDVWFDSGVSHIGAQMPVWPCDLYLEGHDQYRGWFQSSLLLAVALRGQPSYRTVVTHGFVVDGEGKKMSKSLGNVIAPEEIIKKYGAEILRLWVSMVDYRGDIPISEEILKRLAEAYRKVRNTLRYLLGNLHGFDPSSPLPLEDLLPLDRYILSRLCEVNEKIVRAYRDYNFHLVYHSLVQFCSVDLSAHYLDMIKDRLYCDEAQGRNRRSAQTAMAYILHNLLRMMAPVMVFTAEEAYGSYTGKVLDSIHMETFADLSSFTLPEERSRKWESLFDLRQEVTQALEALRATSVIGSSLGAGLIFTRHGALETLLQSLQLDLEEFFLVSSVEVGFEDTVDGTWSPSRSMEGLYFKVAPREGEKCPRCWKFKELEEGLCSRCNGVVG from the coding sequence ATGAAGGCCAACCTGCCTCAGAGGGAACCCGATTTTCTCAAGCGATGGCAGGAAATGGAAGTCTACGGGAAAATTCAACAATCCCGGGAGGGCCGTCCGATCTTTTTCCTTCATGATGGTCCCCCTTATGCGAACGGGCACATTCATATGGGAACCGCATTGAATAAAGTTCTCAAGGATATTGTCGTCAAATCACGCACCATGATGGGAAACCGGGCTCCCTACCGGCCGGGCTGGGACTGCCACGGGCTTCCCATTGAACTTCACGTTGACCGTCAGCTTGGGATCAATCGTAAGGATATGAGTATCCTCGATGTCCGCGCGGCCTGTAAAGAATATGCAATGAAGTATATGGACATCCAGCGCGGAGAATTCATGCGCCTGGGTGTCTTTGGTGAATGGGAAAACCCCTACCTGACCATGACCCATGACTACGAGGCTGACATTCTGGAGGCCTTTTACAAGGTTTTCCAGGATGGAAACGTCTATCGGGGGAACAAGCCTGTCTACTGGTGCGCTTCCTGTGCCACGGCCCTGGCCGAGGCAGAGGTCGAGTACCAGGACCATGAATCTCCCTCGATCTTTGTGGCCTTCCCGATTCAGGAGTGGCCGGAGGATCTTCCCCGGCCCAGGGGTGTCCCCCATGCCGTGATCTGGACGACGACGCCCTGGACACTTCCGGCCAACGTCGCCATCGCCGTCCATCCGGCTCTGACCTACCGATTCATCGAACATGATGGAAAGGCTTACCTGGTCTATGCAGATTTCGCCGAGAACCTTTCACGTGTGTTCGGATTTGATGAATGGACCCTTTCCGAACCGATCCCGGGGAAAGACCTGGAAAAGCTTATTTACACCAACTCGCTCATGGATCGCCGGGGACGTTTTATCCTGGCAGATTTTGTTACGACCGAGCAGGGATCCGGCCTTGTTCATATCGCTCCCGGTCATGGGATGGAGGACTTTATTGTCGGTCAGCAGTACCACCTGCCGGTACTGGCTCCGGTTGATGCCCGCGGCTGTTTTACCTCTGATGTTCCCGCATATGAAGGCCAGCATGTTTTTAAAGCCAATCCCGCCATCATGGCCGACCTTTCCTCCGGCGGATCTCTCCTGAACCAGAAGCCTCTTTCCCACAGCTATCCAGCCTGCTGGCGCTGTAAAAACCCCATTATCTTCCGGGCTACGGAGCAGTACTTCCTCTCCCTTGGTGCCAATGACCTCGGTCCTTCAGCCGTGCGGGCCATCAGCACGGCAAACTGGATTCCAGCCTGGGGGGAAGAACGGTTAAAAGAAATGGTCGAAAACCGTACGGACTGGTGCATATCCCGACAGAGGGCCTGGGGCGTTCCGATCGCCCTCCTGCGGTGTGAAGACTGCAACAGGGTCCAGAAAGATCCGGAATTTTTCCAGGCCGTCGTAGACCTTTTCCGGAAGCACGGTGCCGACGTGTGGTACAGGGACGAGATCCAGGATCTTATCGCCGGCAGGACATGCTCCTCCTGTCAGTCCACGAATCTGAGCCGCGAAATGGATATCCTGGATGTCTGGTTTGATTCCGGAGTATCCCATATTGGCGCGCAGATGCCTGTCTGGCCCTGCGACCTCTACCTCGAAGGTCACGACCAGTACCGTGGCTGGTTTCAGAGTTCCCTTCTCCTGGCCGTCGCTCTGCGGGGACAGCCATCCTATCGGACTGTCGTTACTCACGGATTTGTCGTGGATGGTGAGGGAAAGAAGATGTCAAAATCCCTCGGGAACGTCATTGCGCCGGAGGAGATCATTAAGAAATACGGTGCTGAAATCCTGAGGCTCTGGGTATCGATGGTCGATTATCGAGGTGATATTCCAATCTCCGAAGAGATCCTGAAGCGGCTGGCAGAAGCCTACCGGAAGGTCCGCAACACCCTGCGCTATCTCCTCGGAAACCTGCACGGATTTGATCCTTCCTCGCCTCTTCCTCTGGAGGATCTTCTTCCTCTGGATCGATACATTCTTTCACGTCTCTGCGAAGTCAACGAAAAAATTGTCCGGGCTTACCGGGATTACAACTTTCATCTTGTCTACCATTCCCTTGTGCAATTCTGCAGTGTCGATCTCTCCGCCCACTACCTGGATATGATCAAGGACCGTCTCTACTGCGATGAAGCACAGGGACGAAATCGGCGGTCGGCCCAGACCGCCATGGCTTACATCCTTCACAACCTTCTCCGGATGATGGCTCCGGTCATGGTCTTCACGGCGGAAGAAGCTTACGGTTCCTATACGGGAAAGGTGCTGGATTCTATTCACATGGAAACCTTTGCCGATCTTTCTTCCTTTACCCTGCCCGAGGAGCGGTCCCGGAAGTGGGAGAGCCTCTTTGATCTGAGGCAGGAAGTCACCCAGGCCCTGGAAGCGCTTCGTGCCACTTCGGTGATCGGTTCTTCCCTCGGAGCCGGCCTGATCTTTACCCGCCATGGAGCCCTGGAAACACTCCTCCAGTCCCTTCAGCTCGATCTGGAAGAGTTCTTTCTTGTTTCATCCGTCGAGGTCGGATTTGAGGATACGGTGGATGGAACCTGGTCCCCCTCTCGAAGCATGGAGGGTCTCTATTTCAAGGTTGCGCCCAGAGAGGGAGAGAAGTGTCCCCGCTGCTGGAAATTCAAGGAACTGGAAGAGGGGCTCTGCTCCCGGTGCAACGGGGTCGTTGGATGA
- a CDS encoding SpoIIE family protein phosphatase, which produces MRPRVLGSIIILAILMGPVVGYGVYRVVVGQEQQSMLEQLSRDLSTGAFWIEREIVSGVEALYSLQAQVSKMDPLSQDDFHEMTGPIIQRHPSLQALEWVPKVTAENRRIHEEQSSLHGNRTYAITEGLDRGELKQAGERDLYYPVQYVDPFPGNERVVGYDLGSNPERMKALQKAEHENRLVITGSLSLVQGGTSPEGFLMILPVSGNQGGITAGKTSGIRGFVVAVFRSGRLTGVSLFHRASSALGDIHFQLIESEGGSDQTEVIITRYDRLVQNPDLSCERYLKIGDRTWRLVAYPTDAFLTRMFTRNPLRESLVIGGIWELLVILGVVLIKLARDRAKRREARITRAVISSISEGIIVSDLNGEILMANDAARSFFGSVSGTGHPSEWPKQYGIYRPGTEQLYSPEELPLLRAIRGETFQDSEVYVRNEKIPEGAHLNASGVPLQNEDGANIGGVVVFRNVTDQKASEERMKQLSNAVEQTADAIFITDHEGTIQYVNPAFEEMTGFSEEEAIGRTPAILKSGLQDDGYYKELWHTILEGRVFRATVVNQKKSGGTFFAEQTITPMKNGNGAIHHFVSVLKDMTESRKLQEQEFEMAIAANVQKRLFPTEAPVAKGYDIAGKVFPARMTCGDYFDFLPMPGGNCGMVVADVCGKGIGPALVMAETRAFLRSLSRSHANLSSIMETLNQMLVQDLEEASFVTLLIASLNLQTGQLGFANAGHPPGFILDSHGTVRDTLSATGLPLGMFPDATYQCRREISLQPGDLLLFVTDGVLECENEDGVPFGEERLLDVLKNLIRLPSVKIVDAIYDAVKEFSSGNHFQDDITILVCRREEPRL; this is translated from the coding sequence TTGAGACCAAGAGTTCTGGGTTCCATTATCATTCTCGCGATCCTGATGGGACCGGTTGTCGGTTATGGCGTGTACCGGGTTGTAGTCGGTCAGGAACAGCAATCGATGCTGGAACAGCTATCCAGGGATCTTTCCACAGGGGCTTTCTGGATTGAACGGGAAATTGTCTCCGGAGTCGAAGCTCTCTATTCTCTCCAGGCCCAGGTTTCCAAAATGGATCCATTGAGTCAGGATGATTTTCATGAGATGACCGGTCCGATCATCCAGCGTCATCCTTCCCTTCAGGCTCTGGAGTGGGTTCCGAAGGTGACAGCGGAGAATCGGCGAATTCATGAAGAGCAAAGTAGCCTGCACGGAAATCGGACTTACGCCATCACCGAGGGGCTGGATCGGGGAGAACTGAAGCAGGCGGGGGAGCGGGACCTCTATTATCCGGTCCAGTATGTCGATCCTTTTCCGGGTAATGAGAGAGTTGTCGGATACGATCTGGGCTCCAATCCCGAAAGAATGAAAGCCCTTCAGAAGGCTGAACATGAAAATCGTCTGGTGATTACCGGATCTCTATCTCTGGTTCAGGGAGGAACGTCTCCCGAAGGATTTCTGATGATTCTTCCCGTATCCGGGAATCAAGGCGGAATCACGGCCGGGAAAACATCGGGGATACGGGGGTTTGTAGTGGCTGTCTTTCGCTCCGGCCGGCTCACGGGTGTCTCCCTCTTTCACAGGGCCTCCTCCGCGCTGGGGGATATTCATTTCCAGCTGATCGAATCGGAAGGAGGATCGGATCAGACGGAAGTCATCATAACCCGATACGATCGTCTGGTCCAAAATCCCGATCTCTCCTGTGAGCGGTATCTGAAAATCGGGGATCGGACCTGGCGGCTTGTCGCTTATCCCACCGACGCCTTTCTGACTCGAATGTTTACACGAAATCCCCTGCGGGAAAGCCTGGTCATCGGAGGGATCTGGGAACTTCTTGTGATTCTGGGGGTGGTTCTCATCAAACTGGCCCGGGATCGTGCTAAACGACGGGAAGCCCGGATTACCCGGGCGGTCATCTCAAGTATTTCAGAAGGAATCATTGTCTCCGATCTGAACGGTGAGATTCTCATGGCCAACGATGCTGCGCGGTCGTTCTTTGGAAGTGTTTCCGGGACCGGCCATCCCTCGGAATGGCCGAAGCAGTACGGAATATACAGACCGGGAACGGAACAGCTCTATTCTCCGGAAGAGCTCCCACTTCTGCGGGCGATCCGGGGGGAAACCTTTCAGGATTCGGAAGTCTATGTTCGAAACGAGAAAATCCCTGAGGGTGCTCATCTGAATGCAAGCGGGGTCCCTCTTCAAAATGAGGATGGTGCCAACATAGGGGGAGTGGTGGTATTTCGAAACGTGACGGATCAGAAGGCTTCGGAAGAGAGAATGAAACAGCTCTCCAACGCGGTTGAGCAGACGGCAGACGCCATCTTCATCACCGATCATGAGGGAACCATCCAATATGTAAACCCTGCGTTCGAGGAAATGACGGGCTTTTCCGAAGAGGAAGCCATCGGAAGGACTCCTGCGATCCTGAAATCGGGACTTCAGGATGACGGGTACTATAAGGAACTCTGGCATACGATTCTGGAGGGACGGGTTTTTCGAGCCACCGTAGTCAATCAGAAAAAAAGTGGAGGAACCTTTTTTGCCGAGCAGACAATCACGCCGATGAAGAATGGTAACGGTGCGATTCACCACTTTGTCTCGGTTCTGAAAGACATGACGGAATCGAGAAAGCTTCAGGAACAGGAATTTGAGATGGCGATTGCCGCCAATGTACAGAAGCGTCTCTTTCCCACAGAGGCACCGGTCGCAAAGGGGTACGACATTGCCGGAAAAGTCTTCCCCGCCCGGATGACGTGCGGAGACTATTTTGATTTTCTGCCGATGCCGGGAGGAAATTGCGGAATGGTTGTGGCGGATGTATGCGGGAAAGGGATCGGACCGGCACTGGTTATGGCGGAAACCCGGGCCTTCCTGCGATCCCTGTCCAGATCCCATGCCAATTTGAGCTCCATTATGGAGACGTTGAACCAGATGCTGGTCCAGGACCTGGAGGAAGCCTCCTTCGTAACCCTTTTGATCGCCAGCCTGAACCTGCAGACGGGCCAGCTGGGGTTTGCCAATGCGGGTCATCCGCCGGGGTTCATCCTGGATTCTCACGGAACCGTCCGGGATACACTTTCCGCCACGGGCTTGCCGCTCGGGATGTTTCCCGATGCGACCTATCAATGCAGGAGAGAAATTTCCCTTCAGCCGGGTGACCTTCTCCTCTTCGTTACCGATGGAGTCCTGGAATGCGAAAATGAAGATGGAGTTCCCTTTGGTGAAGAAAGGCTCCTTGACGTTCTCAAGAATTTGATCCGTCTTCCCTCGGTAAAGATTGTCGATGCGATTTACGATGCAGTAAAGGAATTCTCCAGCGGGAACCACTTTCAGGATGATATTACGATCCTGGTCTGCAGGAGGGAAGAACCCCGTCTCTGA
- the ispG gene encoding flavodoxin-dependent (E)-4-hydroxy-3-methylbut-2-enyl-diphosphate synthase translates to MVPISSRRPSVPVFVQKIPIGGEHPIVVQSMTNTDTEDARSTADQVYDLWRAGSELVRITVNTEKAARAVPEIRNILRDRGAEVPLIGDFHFNGHILLQKVPDAAETLSKYRINPGTLGGRHRKDDNFRTMVAIARDRQKPVRIGVNWGSLDPAILAERMDVNARREEPLPASEVMREAIVESAVRSSEMAMEEGLGEDQIILSAKVSHVPDLILLYRDLANRTRFPLHLGLTEAGMGDKGIIASTLGIGTLLAEGIGDTIRVSLTPFPGESRTREVEVCQQILQSLGLRNFFPQITSCPGCGRTTSTFFQELTEEIRTFIMGRLPQWRITNPGVENLTIAVMGCVVNGPGESRQAHIGISLPGTGEQPRAPVFIEGKLHTTLQGPSLVHDFEEILESYVQKKFPESTE, encoded by the coding sequence ATGGTACCGATTTCCTCACGACGCCCATCCGTGCCCGTTTTTGTCCAGAAGATTCCTATCGGGGGAGAGCATCCGATTGTCGTTCAGTCCATGACCAATACCGATACAGAGGATGCCCGCTCCACTGCTGACCAGGTTTATGATCTCTGGCGCGCAGGGTCCGAACTGGTTAGAATTACGGTCAATACGGAAAAAGCGGCCCGTGCTGTACCTGAAATCAGGAATATCCTCCGGGATCGAGGTGCGGAGGTTCCCCTAATCGGTGATTTTCATTTTAACGGGCATATCCTCCTGCAGAAAGTTCCCGATGCGGCGGAAACCCTTTCCAAATACAGGATCAATCCCGGAACCCTGGGTGGACGCCATAGAAAAGACGATAATTTCCGTACGATGGTTGCCATCGCCCGCGACAGACAGAAACCGGTCCGCATCGGTGTGAACTGGGGATCCCTCGATCCAGCGATACTTGCGGAGCGCATGGACGTCAACGCACGTCGGGAAGAACCGCTCCCTGCATCGGAAGTGATGCGGGAAGCCATTGTGGAATCGGCGGTTCGGTCTTCGGAAATGGCCATGGAAGAAGGTCTGGGAGAAGACCAGATCATTCTTTCGGCAAAGGTGTCCCATGTTCCCGATCTGATTCTTCTCTACCGCGACCTGGCAAACCGGACCCGTTTTCCGCTCCATCTGGGTCTTACGGAGGCGGGAATGGGAGACAAGGGGATTATTGCATCGACTCTGGGAATCGGGACACTGCTCGCCGAGGGGATCGGGGACACAATCCGGGTTTCTCTTACCCCATTTCCCGGAGAATCGAGGACTCGGGAAGTAGAAGTGTGTCAGCAGATTCTTCAGTCCCTGGGTTTAAGGAATTTTTTCCCCCAGATCACCAGCTGTCCGGGGTGCGGACGAACGACATCCACTTTTTTTCAGGAGCTGACCGAAGAGATCCGAACCTTCATCATGGGCCGGCTTCCGCAATGGCGGATCACCAACCCCGGTGTCGAAAACCTGACCATTGCCGTGATGGGATGTGTCGTTAATGGACCGGGTGAATCCAGGCAGGCCCATATTGGAATTTCCCTTCCCGGAACAGGAGAACAACCCAGGGCGCCGGTCTTTATCGAAGGAAAACTCCATACAACCCTTCAGGGGCCATCCCTGGTTCATGATTTTGAGGAAATCCTGGAGTCCTACGTGCAGAAAAAATTTCCGGAATCAACAGAGTAG
- a CDS encoding TOBE domain-containing protein: protein MKYGARNQILAVVREIKKGNVMGQVKVDIEDPSSVTSVMTVDSIEDLGLKEGDRVKVVVKAIHVLLVKED, encoded by the coding sequence ATGAAATATGGAGCCAGAAACCAGATTCTTGCTGTGGTCCGGGAAATTAAAAAGGGGAATGTGATGGGTCAGGTGAAAGTGGATATAGAAGACCCATCGTCCGTGACATCGGTAATGACCGTCGATTCCATTGAGGATCTGGGATTGAAAGAAGGGGACAGGGTCAAGGTGGTTGTCAAGGCTATCCACGTCCTCCTGGTGAAAGAGGACTGA
- a CDS encoding DMT family transporter: protein MERRLLHVHLALGFVQLSFGAFHVFGKAILEHFDPLVVAGLRVAFALPVLMILALWRRSFLPERKDLPYLALLGLFGVFANQLLYIQGLSLTSATHAGILMPSIPIFAQAFGILLRIERTSLGKILGIILAIAGALAMLRISDMTMNNRAFLGDLLILVNCMSYALFLVFARPVLTRLPALTVITWTYLFGGLGILAVTSKTIIHFPFETVPTLGWAGIAYIVVIPSTLNYFLNTWGVKHSTPTLVATYITLQPVAAALMAFLALGERLSIRDGVGFALIIAGLFLVSKSIRNRS from the coding sequence ATGGAGAGACGCCTTCTTCACGTTCACCTGGCACTGGGCTTCGTGCAGCTTTCCTTTGGCGCCTTCCATGTCTTTGGGAAGGCGATTCTGGAACACTTTGACCCCCTCGTCGTTGCGGGCCTGAGAGTTGCCTTTGCTCTTCCGGTTCTGATGATCCTGGCGTTATGGCGCCGCTCGTTTCTCCCGGAGCGAAAAGATCTTCCCTATCTGGCACTCCTTGGTCTCTTCGGTGTCTTTGCCAACCAGCTGCTCTACATTCAGGGGCTGAGTCTCACCTCTGCCACCCACGCCGGTATCCTGATGCCTTCCATTCCCATTTTTGCCCAGGCCTTTGGTATCCTCCTACGAATCGAGCGTACCTCACTCGGAAAGATACTCGGTATCATTCTTGCCATTGCCGGAGCCCTTGCCATGCTGCGGATTTCGGACATGACCATGAATAATCGGGCCTTTCTTGGGGACCTTCTTATCCTGGTCAATTGCATGAGTTACGCACTCTTCCTTGTCTTTGCCAGGCCCGTTCTGACCCGTCTTCCCGCCCTGACCGTCATCACGTGGACCTACCTCTTTGGCGGACTGGGAATCCTTGCCGTAACCTCCAAAACGATTATCCATTTTCCCTTTGAAACAGTACCTACGCTCGGTTGGGCAGGAATTGCCTATATCGTTGTCATCCCATCCACGTTGAACTACTTTCTCAATACATGGGGAGTCAAGCATTCGACACCTACGCTGGTCGCCACCTATATCACGCTTCAGCCCGTCGCCGCGGCCCTTATGGCCTTCCTGGCTCTGGGAGAACGGTTGTCGATAAGGGACGGAGTGGGGTTCGCTCTGATTATCGCGGGGCTTTTTCTTGTCTCAAAATCAATCCGTAACCGATCCTGA
- a CDS encoding response regulator: MNVVVIDDDPKITNLVQVFLEQKGFRVSVEHDGLTGLKTIEKEHPDLVLCDLLLPGLHGMDLCDRVKRNASLKNIPIILMTGVYKKSKYRIDARRSGADDFIEKPIELMGLWNKIQNLTQAPSPSDDRAIESIRQQIEDLRRDYLRHLPEKIHEIDQHWQQVLIEREVGEVFKALHILVHKLTGSSATFGLSDVSETASRMDVMLWSSLSSGNFLRFKDQNKVSAFIEVLKELAQEKKTAAAATVVDSVPEHVEESSERESRLIYLVENDPLIAEDLALQIGYFGYTIRAFTRADKLREALSASLPAALVMNLDYLRDTPEHGIEMDSLLEIWRSRFPFIILSARGDIQSRLSACRLGGDAFFTKPVDVSKLIEKLELLLGHQSPDPLRVLIVDDDQDLSRTYSLILKQAGIETSIVNDPIDILLHLVDFRADLILMDLYMPTCSGMDLASAIRQMEDYVGVPIVFLSSETELEKQLQAMKMGADDFLIKPIEPNHLLSVVNSRGYRSRMLRSFMVRDGLTGLYNHTSIKEQLSKEVLRAKREGGTISFAMIDIDHFKAINDTYGHTTGDNVLKSLSRLLQQRLRKSDIIGRYGGEEFAIILPGTTDSNAYKVLDDIRLGFAHLKHQSYDGTPFSVEFSAGIASFPSCPDERSLNEEADKALYAAKHRGRNRVVLAADL; encoded by the coding sequence TTGAACGTTGTTGTCATCGATGACGACCCCAAAATCACGAACCTTGTCCAGGTCTTTCTGGAGCAGAAGGGGTTCAGAGTTTCCGTTGAACATGACGGGTTGACCGGACTGAAAACGATAGAAAAGGAACATCCCGACCTGGTTCTCTGTGACCTTCTTCTTCCAGGTCTGCACGGTATGGATCTCTGTGATCGGGTTAAGAGAAATGCATCCTTGAAGAATATACCGATCATCCTGATGACGGGAGTCTACAAAAAATCCAAATATCGGATCGATGCAAGGCGTTCGGGTGCGGATGACTTTATTGAGAAGCCCATTGAACTGATGGGACTCTGGAACAAGATTCAAAATCTGACACAGGCTCCGTCACCTTCCGATGACCGGGCCATCGAGTCGATTCGCCAGCAGATTGAGGATCTTCGAAGAGACTACTTACGTCATCTTCCGGAAAAAATTCACGAAATTGATCAGCACTGGCAACAGGTCCTCATCGAGCGTGAGGTGGGCGAAGTCTTCAAGGCTCTCCATATCCTTGTTCATAAATTGACCGGCTCCAGCGCGACCTTCGGCCTGAGCGATGTGAGCGAAACCGCAAGCCGAATGGATGTCATGCTCTGGTCCAGCCTTTCTTCGGGTAATTTTCTGCGTTTCAAGGATCAGAACAAAGTCTCCGCCTTCATTGAAGTGCTGAAGGAGCTGGCCCAGGAAAAGAAGACCGCGGCGGCCGCGACGGTCGTGGATTCTGTTCCTGAGCATGTCGAAGAAAGCTCCGAGCGTGAATCCCGGTTAATTTACCTTGTTGAAAACGACCCTCTGATTGCAGAGGACCTTGCTCTTCAAATCGGGTACTTCGGATATACGATCCGCGCCTTTACCCGGGCCGACAAGCTTCGGGAAGCCCTGAGTGCCAGCCTCCCTGCGGCCCTGGTCATGAACCTGGACTATTTGCGGGATACGCCGGAACACGGAATAGAGATGGACAGCCTGCTTGAAATATGGCGCTCCCGCTTTCCCTTCATCATACTCTCCGCACGGGGAGATATACAGTCCCGTCTGAGTGCCTGCAGACTCGGGGGCGATGCCTTTTTCACGAAGCCCGTGGACGTGAGTAAGCTGATTGAGAAACTGGAACTTCTGCTGGGACACCAGAGTCCCGATCCTCTGCGCGTTCTCATTGTAGATGACGATCAGGATCTTTCCCGGACCTACTCCCTGATTCTCAAACAGGCAGGAATCGAAACGAGCATTGTCAATGATCCCATTGATATCCTGCTCCATCTGGTAGATTTTCGAGCCGACCTTATCCTTATGGATCTTTACATGCCCACTTGCAGCGGAATGGATCTGGCTTCCGCGATTCGGCAGATGGAAGACTATGTCGGCGTGCCCATTGTCTTTCTTTCTTCTGAAACAGAGCTGGAAAAACAGCTTCAGGCCATGAAGATGGGAGCCGACGACTTTCTGATCAAGCCCATCGAACCCAACCATCTCCTTTCCGTCGTCAACTCCAGAGGGTATCGATCGAGAATGCTTCGATCCTTCATGGTACGGGACGGTCTCACCGGTCTCTATAATCACACCAGCATCAAGGAACAGCTTTCGAAGGAAGTCCTGCGGGCCAAACGGGAAGGGGGAACGATCTCCTTTGCGATGATCGACATCGATCACTTTAAGGCGATCAACGATACCTACGGACACACGACGGGAGACAACGTTCTGAAAAGCCTTTCCCGCCTTCTTCAGCAGAGGCTTCGAAAATCGGACATTATTGGAAGGTATGGCGGAGAAGAATTCGCCATCATTCTTCCGGGGACGACAGACAGCAATGCCTATAAGGTACTGGATGATATCCGTCTGGGTTTTGCACATCTCAAACATCAGTCGTATGATGGGACACCCTTTTCCGTTGAATTTTCGGCGGGGATTGCTTCCTTTCCCAGTTGTCCCGATGAACGAAGTCTTAACGAGGAGGCTGATAAGGCCCTCTATGCCGCAAAACACCGCGGTCGAAATCGCGTCGTTCTGGCTGCAGACCTCTAG
- a CDS encoding response regulator: protein MILKRILYVEDDPEIQKIACLTLERIGGFTVELCGSGEEAVRRAPEFLPDVILMDVLMPGMDGLTTLRALRALPQTAHIPVIFLTAMAQVHEVEHYRNQGAADVITKPFDPIQLPGLIRAIWEQATALHRE from the coding sequence ATGATACTGAAACGAATTCTCTATGTCGAGGACGATCCGGAAATCCAGAAGATCGCCTGTCTGACCCTTGAGCGAATCGGCGGGTTTACCGTTGAGCTCTGTGGTTCGGGGGAAGAGGCGGTCCGGCGGGCCCCTGAGTTCCTTCCTGACGTCATTCTCATGGATGTTTTAATGCCGGGAATGGATGGTCTGACCACCCTTCGAGCCCTTCGGGCCCTTCCTCAAACTGCTCACATACCGGTGATTTTTCTGACAGCCATGGCCCAGGTTCATGAAGTCGAACATTACCGCAATCAGGGTGCGGCCGATGTGATTACCAAACCCTTTGACCCGATCCAGCTTCCCGGCCTGATCCGAGCAATCTGGGAGCAGGCAACGGCTTTGCACCGGGAATGA